The following proteins come from a genomic window of Geminicoccaceae bacterium SCSIO 64248:
- a CDS encoding oxidoreductase produces the protein MKTWFITGASRGFGLRVARRALQRGDTVVATARREAAVVAALGAQPNLLALPLDVTDEAQARSAAEAAVVRFGAIDVLLNNAGFGLLGAVEEASALEVERVYRTNVFGLLNVTRAVLPHMRARRSGRILNVSSIGGYRGTAGFGVYASTKFAVEGLSEALHAELAPLGIHVTVVEPGYFRTDFLDASSLAVSPTSIADYNGTAGAVRSRAAGLNHGQPGDPDKLARVLVDFADVPDPPVRLQLGSDTVAAMEAKHAADAAILAAWRTLSVSTDFAHDDASTA, from the coding sequence ATGAAGACTTGGTTCATCACGGGCGCCTCGCGTGGCTTCGGCCTGCGCGTGGCGCGGCGGGCGCTGCAGCGCGGCGACACCGTCGTCGCGACCGCACGGCGTGAGGCCGCCGTCGTCGCGGCGCTGGGTGCGCAGCCCAATCTCCTCGCGCTCCCCTTGGACGTCACCGACGAAGCGCAGGCACGCTCGGCGGCCGAGGCTGCGGTTGTCCGGTTCGGCGCCATCGACGTCCTGCTCAACAATGCGGGCTTCGGCCTGCTCGGCGCCGTCGAGGAGGCGAGCGCCCTGGAGGTGGAGCGTGTCTATCGCACCAACGTGTTCGGGCTCTTGAACGTCACGCGCGCCGTGCTTCCGCACATGCGTGCGCGTCGCTCAGGTCGGATCCTCAACGTCTCGTCAATCGGCGGCTATCGCGGCACGGCGGGTTTCGGGGTCTATGCCTCGACCAAGTTCGCGGTCGAGGGACTCTCCGAAGCGCTCCATGCGGAGCTGGCCCCGCTGGGGATCCACGTCACCGTCGTGGAGCCGGGCTATTTCCGCACCGACTTCCTCGACGCTTCCTCGCTCGCCGTCAGCCCCACCAGCATCGCCGACTACAACGGCACCGCCGGTGCGGTTCGCAGCCGTGCCGCCGGACTGAACCACGGCCAGCCGGGCGATCCCGACAAGCTGGCGCGCGTGCTGGTCGACTTTGCCGACGTGCCTGATCCGCCCGTCCGCCTTCAACTCGGCAGCGACACCGTCGCGGCGATGGAGGCGAAGCACGCCGCCGACGCTGCGATTCTCGCGGCATGGCGCACGCTGTCGGTGTCGACCGACTTCGCTCACGATGACGCCTCCACGGCCTGA
- a CDS encoding xanthine dehydrogenase family protein molybdopterin-binding subunit, whose amino-acid sequence MTDLTLASGATSAHRRHGSNIGQPLTRADGRLKVTGAATYAADNHPDGMLYAVVAISTIASGRVAALDVAAARAHAGVVEVMTPGNRPPLVQDPDEKVGPFDFRLDLLQNDRVRYANQPIAVVIATSLEAATEGAALLAPAYETDPPLVGLDAGPPFVPPVVGPGFPAVAAKGDIDGGLADASVRVDATYETPPQYHNAMEPHAIVAAWQGGRLSIDMPSQGMAMAQQRIAGLLGIAPEDIHIRSPFLGGGFGSKGMIAGPMMLGILAARLAGKPVKLVLRRDQMYGPVTHRAPTRQTLTVGADRDGRLTALAHHTRTQSSVFDDFVEPSSNTSHSVYASPALATSHDVVRAHIGTPGFMRAPGEASGSITLECAIDEAAYACGMDPLAFRLANYADVEPLSGKPFSSKALRECYAQGAERFGWAKRGFEPRSMRDDRGLLVGWGMGTAIFPAIMFQGQARAIIRDDGRGTVQTGAHDMGQGAWTALAQVAADSLGLDLDQTDFVSGTSDLPDAGIAGGSGHTATVGMAIHEAGAAVIAELAALATSHEASPLFGASNAGVVARAGRLHRRDDESRSESYAEILRRAGRTQIEAMGTGAPDEAAEAYSLHAHGAVFAEVKVDPDLGQIRATRLVGAFAAGRIINPRLVDSQLYGGMIWGVSFALHEQAIVDRRTGRIMNADLAEYHVPVNADIPSLDCIQVPEHDPHVNPLGIKGVGEIGITGSAGAVANAVWHATGVRPRRFPIAVETLIG is encoded by the coding sequence ATGACTGATCTCACGCTCGCTTCCGGTGCCACATCCGCCCATCGCCGGCACGGCTCGAATATCGGCCAGCCGCTCACGCGCGCCGACGGCCGCCTCAAGGTCACGGGCGCCGCGACCTATGCAGCGGACAATCATCCCGACGGCATGCTCTACGCGGTGGTCGCGATCAGCACGATCGCCTCGGGCCGCGTCGCCGCCCTCGACGTCGCCGCCGCCCGGGCGCATGCGGGCGTCGTCGAGGTCATGACGCCGGGCAACCGTCCGCCGCTCGTCCAGGACCCGGACGAGAAGGTCGGGCCCTTCGATTTCCGGCTGGACCTGCTCCAGAACGATCGTGTGCGCTACGCCAATCAGCCGATCGCCGTGGTGATCGCGACCTCGCTCGAGGCCGCGACGGAGGGCGCCGCGCTGCTCGCTCCCGCCTATGAGACGGACCCGCCCCTGGTCGGCCTCGATGCGGGCCCGCCGTTCGTCCCGCCGGTGGTTGGGCCGGGCTTCCCGGCGGTCGCCGCCAAGGGCGATATCGACGGCGGGCTCGCCGATGCCTCGGTCCGCGTCGACGCGACCTACGAGACGCCGCCGCAATATCACAACGCGATGGAGCCGCACGCCATCGTCGCCGCCTGGCAGGGCGGCAGGCTCTCGATCGACATGCCGAGCCAGGGCATGGCGATGGCGCAGCAGCGGATCGCGGGCCTGCTCGGCATCGCGCCCGAGGACATTCATATCCGCAGCCCGTTCCTTGGCGGCGGCTTCGGCTCGAAGGGCATGATCGCCGGCCCGATGATGCTGGGCATCCTGGCGGCCAGGCTCGCCGGCAAGCCGGTCAAGCTCGTGCTCCGGCGCGACCAGATGTACGGCCCCGTCACCCACCGCGCGCCGACCCGGCAGACGCTGACGGTCGGAGCGGACCGGGACGGCCGCCTCACGGCCCTCGCTCACCACACCCGCACGCAATCGAGCGTGTTCGACGACTTTGTCGAGCCTTCGTCGAACACCTCGCATTCGGTCTATGCCAGCCCCGCCCTGGCGACGAGCCACGACGTCGTCCGTGCCCATATCGGCACGCCCGGCTTCATGCGTGCACCCGGCGAAGCGAGCGGATCGATCACGCTCGAATGCGCGATCGACGAGGCGGCCTATGCGTGCGGCATGGACCCGCTCGCGTTCCGCCTCGCCAACTATGCGGACGTGGAGCCCTTGTCGGGCAAGCCCTTCTCGTCGAAGGCGCTGCGCGAATGCTATGCGCAAGGCGCCGAACGTTTCGGGTGGGCCAAGCGCGGTTTCGAGCCGCGCTCCATGCGCGACGACCGGGGGCTCCTGGTCGGCTGGGGCATGGGGACGGCGATCTTCCCCGCCATCATGTTCCAGGGGCAAGCGCGCGCCATCATTCGCGACGACGGGCGCGGCACGGTTCAGACCGGCGCGCACGACATGGGCCAGGGCGCTTGGACCGCGCTCGCGCAGGTCGCCGCCGACAGCCTCGGCCTCGATCTCGACCAGACCGACTTTGTCTCCGGCACCTCGGACCTTCCGGATGCGGGGATCGCCGGCGGCTCCGGCCATACCGCGACCGTCGGCATGGCGATCCACGAGGCGGGGGCGGCGGTGATCGCTGAACTCGCGGCGCTGGCGACCAGCCACGAGGCGTCGCCGCTCTTCGGTGCGAGCAATGCGGGCGTCGTCGCCCGGGCCGGAAGGCTCCATCGCCGCGACGATGAGAGCCGGAGCGAGAGCTATGCCGAGATCCTGCGCCGCGCCGGCAGGACGCAGATCGAGGCGATGGGCACGGGCGCGCCCGACGAGGCGGCGGAAGCCTACTCGCTGCACGCGCACGGAGCCGTGTTCGCCGAGGTCAAGGTCGATCCGGACCTCGGGCAGATCCGCGCGACGCGCCTCGTCGGCGCGTTCGCGGCCGGGCGGATCATCAATCCCAGGCTGGTCGACAGCCAGCTCTATGGCGGGATGATCTGGGGCGTGTCCTTCGCCCTGCACGAGCAGGCGATCGTCGACCGGCGGACGGGGCGGATCATGAACGCGGATCTCGCCGAGTACCACGTGCCGGTCAACGCGGACATCCCGTCGCTCGACTGCATCCAGGTGCCCGAGCACGACCCGCATGTGAACCCGCTCGGCATCAAGGGCGTCGGCGAGATCGGCATCACCGGCAGCGCCGGCGCGGTCGCGAACGCTGTCTGGCACGCGACCGGCGTTCGTCCCAGGCGCTTTCCGATCGCGGTGGAGACCCTGATCGGCTGA
- a CDS encoding xanthine dehydrogenase family protein subunit M, translated as MNRFDYVRPATIPEAIAAAASEGAAYLGAGTNLLDLMKGGAARPTRLVDVTHLQGLDAIERLADGDLRIGALVRNADLAFDRAFAADFPVIAEALLSGASPQLRNAATIGGNLLQRTRCPYFYDTASACNKRVPGAGCDARDGDNRLHAVLGWSEHCIATHPSDLCVPLAALDAVVEIEGAAGRRDVPIADLHRLPAESPHQDTALVQGDLIVAVRLPAASRALARHARYIKVRERTSYAFALVSVAAALDIEDGGIRDARIALGGVAAKPWRDKAAEALLKGRAPDRAAFERAAQAALAEAKPSGDNAFKIDLARRVIVRALMRAAAGAPDRLPPLPASPFATSAGEIDHD; from the coding sequence ATGAACCGCTTCGACTACGTCCGACCCGCAACCATACCCGAAGCGATCGCCGCCGCCGCCAGCGAAGGGGCCGCCTATCTCGGGGCGGGCACCAACCTCCTCGATCTGATGAAAGGGGGCGCCGCAAGGCCGACCCGTCTGGTCGACGTCACCCATCTGCAAGGCCTGGACGCGATCGAGAGGCTCGCCGACGGCGATCTCCGGATCGGCGCGTTGGTGCGCAACGCCGATCTCGCGTTCGACCGAGCCTTCGCCGCGGACTTCCCTGTGATCGCCGAGGCGCTGTTGTCCGGAGCGTCGCCGCAATTGCGCAATGCCGCGACGATCGGCGGCAACCTTCTCCAGCGCACGCGCTGCCCCTATTTCTACGACACCGCGAGCGCCTGCAACAAGCGCGTGCCGGGCGCCGGCTGTGACGCACGGGACGGCGACAACCGCCTCCACGCGGTGCTTGGCTGGAGCGAGCATTGCATCGCCACCCATCCGTCGGACCTGTGCGTGCCGCTCGCCGCGCTCGATGCGGTCGTCGAGATCGAAGGCGCGGCGGGCCGGCGCGACGTGCCGATCGCCGACCTCCACCGCCTGCCGGCGGAGTCGCCGCATCAGGATACAGCGCTCGTGCAGGGCGACCTGATCGTCGCGGTCCGGCTGCCCGCCGCAAGCCGGGCGCTCGCTCGGCACGCCCGTTACATCAAGGTGCGCGAGCGGACCTCCTACGCCTTCGCCCTGGTCTCGGTCGCGGCCGCGCTCGACATCGAGGACGGCGGCATCCGCGACGCGCGGATCGCGCTCGGCGGGGTGGCCGCGAAGCCCTGGCGCGACAAGGCGGCGGAAGCCCTGCTGAAGGGCAGGGCGCCCGATCGCGCCGCGTTCGAGCGTGCCGCCCAGGCCGCGCTCGCCGAAGCCAAGCCCTCGGGCGACAACGCGTTCAAGATCGATCTGGCGCGGCGTGTCATCGTCCGCGCTCTGATGCGCGCAGCAGCGGGCGCGCCGGACCGCCTGCCGCCCCTTCCCGCATCGCCTTTCGCCACCTCGGCCGGAGAGATCGATCATGACTGA